AGGGTAAAAATAAGCAAGATCTCCTCCCATGCCTTCAGCAAGAAAGTAATCAGTCTGGTGTTCTACCACAGGAGCTTAAGCCTGAACTGGAGTCAAAAGAACTCTCTGCGACTGTAGCTGAGTCCATGGGATTGTATATGGATTCTGTGCGGGATGCCGATTTTGCATATGAGCAGCAGAATCAGCAAGGGGTGATTCGTCCTGGAAATATTTATCAAAATATGGAGCACCTTGTTAAATTTTACAAGCAGAACGCTTGTGGCACTTTTTCATTAGATTGCCAAAATCAATCTGTAAATTCTGTATTGAAAACTGACAATTCCATGAATGGTAAATTAAACAGTAACATTTTACGGAGCCCCTCATCCTGCAATGAGAAAAGTTCGACAAGTAGCCCTTCTGCTATGGTGCACTCTGTTTGCAGCCCCCCTGGAATTGACTCTGTTTCTTCAACTACTTGTTCCACCAACTTTGGAAATTTAACAGTACATAGTCCAGTTAACCAAGGAACGTCTGTTTCGTGCTCACCAAATATTGATAATAGGTGTCCTATTTCCCAGAGTCCTGCACACGCAAGCACGGTGGAGTCCCCCTTGTCAAGCCCGTTAAGTAGTTTAAGATCACCTATTTCCAGCCCACCAAGTCACTGCAGTATAAAATCCCCAGTATCAAGTCCTATCAATATTGCAGTGAGACCTAATGTAGCTAGTCCTGGGAATATAAACACAAGATGCTCTCTCTCCAGTCCTTCCAATGCCAATAACAGGTCCACTATTTCTAGTCCTGCTGCAAGTTCTATGGGGTCTTCTATCTGTAGTCCAGCAAGCAACACTTTGGGATTTTCCTCTGCGATCCTGCCTACAGAATGTAGAACTGATGCCAATATTACTACAGAAACAAAAGACAAAGGAGCTCAGCAGCTCTTATTCCCCAAAATGGAATCAATGGAGAATGAAATTACTGACAGTAGTACAAATACTTTGGTAAAGTTTATTAAGCCAGACCCAGATGGGACTTTTATTGACTCCTGTTTTGGAGATTGCAGTAAGGTTGGTTCTGATACAACTTTTCCAGTCTCCGTAAAGCAAGAGCCAGGTAAAAACTTTTGTTCTAATCCTTTCTTTAAAGGCACCCAATCAGGGAATCCGTTTCCATTTATGGAAAGCTCATACTTTACCTTCATGGATGATAAAGATTACTATTCCCTGTCTGGAATTCTTGGACCACCTGTTTCGTCATTTGTAGGCAGTTGTGATGGTAATGGATTTTCTAATCAAGGCATCTCCATGGGGATTAAACAAGAGGCTGATGATAGCAGTTTTTACCCAGAGAGCACTATGCCTTCCTCAGCTATTGTTGGTGTTAACACAGTTGGACAGTCATTTCATTATAGGATTGGAGCACAAGGCACTATCTCATTGTCACGCCCTGTCAATAGAGAGCAGCCTTTCCAACATTTGAGTTCGTTCCCTCAAGTTGGCTCATTGGTCGACACTTGGAAAACACATTCTGAATTGTCTCAGAGCTCATTGTCATCCAGAAGAAATGATGGTTTTCCAGGTCCAGGATACATTCCAGAGAACGTGTCAAGGTGAGTAAGAAAGTGATCACGTTGTGAATGCACCAGACAGTGAATGGCACAAGACTATAATTGCCACATAGTTAAACAAGAGCGTCAGTCAGAAAATTCGTGGGTGTGATATATATTTAGAAATCTTGTAGGTGTTATTtgtgtgttgtgttttttattttatgctatatTCCTTTTCAATTTGttgctcttttttatttattttttatgtctaAAACTTGTGTGTTGCTGTATATAACAGCATTGGACAAGTATATTTTAGTTTTAAAGGCATTTTTGATCATGTATACATGCTTTCATTGATTTCAATGATCTGATGTGCCATTTCTGATCTACACGTATTGAATGTGCTCTATTGATGGTTTAATTTATGCTGTAGATATCCTAGTACCTGTAAAACACTAAAATTACCCACTCACAGAAATATTGCACACTCACACGGCCAATGTCAAgacttgtattttttaattttacatattcTGACACCATGAGCTGTGAAATATATGATTGTAATATACAAGTCAtactattatatgtataataGTATATATGTTAATAATGTCCATCTCCCTTTTGCTTTGCACCAAACTcttcatatatcatgatttatACGGATTTTTAACTTGACCTTTGGCTTCATACCTTTCTATATGCTTTATTGATGATTACTCATATATCCTTGTAactcacacatatacacacataaaaacataacataacataaaaaaaatatagaattccatAGATTTTGTTGTAGATCCATTTTGTACTGCTCTGAAACCAGCTTGTGATGATTGGTGTTGTttagtaataaaacaacaaaagtTGATTTTTATTCTTTGACTAATTCTAGAACAGATATTTCTAACAGTAGTGTTATGTGGTGTGAAGATGGATGTGTGATGAATAGGCATTAAAGCCAAGTTGGCATGATGTTGACCATGCAGTGGATGTTAGCACCTAATATGACATGCCAGTTGTCTGTTTACAAGATGGCTGAAGGTGCCTAGACATGTGGTGACTGGACTGCCATGGGCAGCTACGCAGGACAGTTTCATGCAGAGGAGGCAGGAAGGGACATTTAATAGGCAGTTGTGTTACATGTGGCTGCCTCAAATAATGTGTCAAACCCTACGTGCCTACCCTCATATAACTGATACATTGACATTTGATTTAAAAAGACCATCATTACGTTTCATTGAGCCCCAGGCTGGTGCCTTCATTGATAAGTTGTTTGTCCTGGAGGTGACTTTGTGAAAGAGGAACAACACTAGTTTTAGAGTGAGTAGTCTTCATGGGCTATATGAACTGCTGACCATCACGGCCTGTACATATGGTGGTCAATGCAGGGCACATAGTATGTTAGTATGTTACGCTGGGCATCCTTTAGTAGATATCTGTAAGAAAAATATATGCCCCTCAGCGAAA
The Mixophyes fleayi isolate aMixFle1 chromosome 1, aMixFle1.hap1, whole genome shotgun sequence DNA segment above includes these coding regions:
- the NR3C2 gene encoding mineralocorticoid receptor isoform X1, whose protein sequence is METKGYHSFQEGDMEKRWSQVPQSMEFSSSRQQTSDTSYMEIVSASCAPGDFSQNVTDREGKNKQDLLPCLQQESNQSGVLPQELKPELESKELSATVAESMGLYMDSVRDADFAYEQQNQQGVIRPGNIYQNMEHLVKFYKQNACGTFSLDCQNQSVNSVLKTDNSMNGKLNSNILRSPSSCNEKSSTSSPSAMVHSVCSPPGIDSVSSTTCSTNFGNLTVHSPVNQGTSVSCSPNIDNRCPISQSPAHASTVESPLSSPLSSLRSPISSPPSHCSIKSPVSSPINIAVRPNVASPGNINTRCSLSSPSNANNRSTISSPAASSMGSSICSPASNTLGFSSAILPTECRTDANITTETKDKGAQQLLFPKMESMENEITDSSTNTLVKFIKPDPDGTFIDSCFGDCSKVGSDTTFPVSVKQEPGKNFCSNPFFKGTQSGNPFPFMESSYFTFMDDKDYYSLSGILGPPVSSFVGSCDGNGFSNQGISMGIKQEADDSSFYPESTMPSSAIVGVNTVGQSFHYRIGAQGTISLSRPVNREQPFQHLSSFPQVGSLVDTWKTHSELSQSSLSSRRNDGFPGPGYIPENVSSSALRTMSTGSSRPSKVCLVCGDEASGCHYGVVTCGSCKVFFKRAVEGKCSRQHSYLCAGRNDCIIDKIRRKNCPACRLQKCLQAGMNLGARKSKKLGKLKGVHEEHQQPTPHQQPPTQSLKEENTYKPASKETSVSTNTTIVPIISAVSPELSLSANVILENIEPEIVYAGYDSGQPDTAEHLLSSLNRLAGKQMIQVVKWAKVIPGFRNLPLEDQITLIQYSWMCLSSFALSWRSYKHANSQYLYFAPDLIFNEERMRQSAMYELCQSMQHVSLEFNRLQLTFEEYTIMKVLLLLSTVPKDGLKCQAAFEEMRVNYIKELRKILMKSPHSAGQSWQRYFHLTKLLDSIHDMVGDLLEFCFYTFRESQALKVEFPAMLVEIISDQLPKVESGNAKPLYFHRK
- the NR3C2 gene encoding mineralocorticoid receptor isoform X2, with product METKGYHSFQEGDMEKRWSQVPQSMEFSSSRQQTSDTSYMEIVSASCAPGDFSQNVTDREGKNKQDLLPCLQQESNQSGVLPQELKPELESKELSATVAESMGLYMDSVRDADFAYEQQNQQGVIRPGNIYQNMEHLVKFYKQNACGTFSLDCQNQSVNSVLKTDNSMNGKLNSNILRSPSSCNEKSSTSSPSAMVHSVCSPPGIDSVSSTTCSTNFGNLTVHSPVNQGTSVSCSPNIDNRCPISQSPAHASTVESPLSSPLSSLRSPISSPPSHCSIKSPVSSPINIAVRPNVASPGNINTRCSLSSPSNANNRSTISSPAASSMGSSICSPASNTLGFSSAILPTECRTDANITTETKDKGAQQLLFPKMESMENEITDSSTNTLVKFIKPDPDGTFIDSCFGDCSKVGSDTTFPVSVKQEPGKNFCSNPFFKGTQSGNPFPFMESSYFTFMDDKDYYSLSGILGPPVSSFVGSCDGNGFSNQGISMGIKQEADDSSFYPESTMPSSAIVGVNTVGQSFHYRIGAQGTISLSRPVNREQPFQHLSSFPQVGSLVDTWKTHSELSQSSLSSRRNDGFPGPGYIPENVSSSALRTMSTGSSRPSKVCLVCGDEASGCHYGVVTCGSCKVFFKRAVEGQHSYLCAGRNDCIIDKIRRKNCPACRLQKCLQAGMNLGARKSKKLGKLKGVHEEHQQPTPHQQPPTQSLKEENTYKPASKETSVSTNTTIVPIISAVSPELSLSANVILENIEPEIVYAGYDSGQPDTAEHLLSSLNRLAGKQMIQVVKWAKVIPGFRNLPLEDQITLIQYSWMCLSSFALSWRSYKHANSQYLYFAPDLIFNEERMRQSAMYELCQSMQHVSLEFNRLQLTFEEYTIMKVLLLLSTVPKDGLKCQAAFEEMRVNYIKELRKILMKSPHSAGQSWQRYFHLTKLLDSIHDMVGDLLEFCFYTFRESQALKVEFPAMLVEIISDQLPKVESGNAKPLYFHRK